A stretch of the Sorangium aterium genome encodes the following:
- a CDS encoding endonuclease/exonuclease/phosphatase family protein: MLAVAVLYLLAVASIWLALPIVGDRWWPGTLFLFGPRQIVALPLLVIVPAALLVQRRALVPAALASAIVAGPILGFTFSLRALSGDADSADLRVASFNTGSRAMNIDRLKGFVAETRPDVLALQECSAPEQELSAAFPGWSVHVDHGMCLVSRHPLLEVESRDRRDVWDKGGHGAILRYAIALPDASRPGAHEPPGMRTFSLLNLHLETPRDAIEALMHGLWKQAEEHDRVIALRVWESELARQWVDEAPYPVVVVGDFNMPVDSAIYRRFWAGFENAFSRAGLGFGATKRTRWFGVRIDHVLAGPGWTTERAWVGPDLGSDHLPIVADLRWSGTPREGRGER; encoded by the coding sequence GTGCTCGCCGTCGCCGTGCTCTACCTCCTCGCGGTCGCGTCGATCTGGCTCGCCCTGCCCATCGTGGGCGACCGGTGGTGGCCAGGGACGCTCTTTCTCTTCGGCCCGCGCCAGATCGTCGCCCTCCCTCTCCTCGTGATCGTGCCCGCCGCGCTCCTCGTGCAGCGCCGCGCTCTCGTCCCGGCGGCGCTGGCCTCGGCGATCGTGGCCGGGCCGATCCTCGGCTTCACGTTCTCGCTCCGGGCCCTTTCCGGAGACGCCGACAGCGCCGATCTGCGCGTCGCCTCCTTCAACACGGGGAGCCGCGCCATGAACATCGATCGACTCAAGGGCTTCGTGGCCGAGACGCGGCCCGACGTGCTCGCGCTGCAGGAGTGCTCGGCGCCGGAGCAGGAGCTGAGCGCTGCATTCCCGGGGTGGTCCGTCCACGTAGACCACGGGATGTGCCTTGTGAGCCGGCACCCTCTCCTCGAGGTCGAGTCCAGGGATCGCCGCGACGTCTGGGATAAAGGCGGCCACGGCGCGATCCTCCGCTACGCGATCGCGCTGCCGGACGCGTCACGGCCGGGCGCCCATGAGCCGCCCGGTATGCGCACCTTCAGCCTGCTCAACCTGCACCTGGAGACGCCCCGCGATGCGATCGAGGCGCTGATGCACGGCCTGTGGAAGCAGGCGGAGGAGCACGACCGCGTCATCGCATTGCGTGTCTGGGAGTCCGAGCTCGCGCGGCAGTGGGTCGACGAGGCGCCCTATCCGGTCGTCGTCGTCGGCGACTTCAACATGCCGGTCGACAGCGCCATCTACCGGCGCTTCTGGGCGGGCTTCGAGAACGCGTTCTCGCGCGCCGGCCTGGGGTTCGGCGCGACGAAGCGCACGCGCTGGTTTGGCGTCCGCATCGACCACGTGCTCGCCGGGCCTGGCTGGACGACCGAGCGCGCGTGGGTCGGCCCGGATCTCGGCTCGGATCACCTCCCCATCGTCGCCGACCTGCGCTGGAGCGGCACCCCGCGCGAAGGGCGTGGGGAGCGCTAG
- the manA gene encoding mannose-6-phosphate isomerase, class I, whose translation MFSLENRVQEYAWGSRDAIATLLGQRPSDKPQAELWMGAHPAASSCIELDGGRERLIDAISRHADAFLGGPARDRFGARLPFLLKVLAADQPLSLQAHPDEAQARRGFDAENAAGVPIDAPERTYRDPHHKPELICALTPFDALCGFRPATALPEVFELLAGGPGDALVPRSADAIDAAAVARLVQGLLALEPAARRELVSSVVEACRARAQAGGWLARAAAGRSACTSSTRATSAS comes from the coding sequence ATGTTTTCGCTCGAGAACCGTGTTCAGGAGTACGCCTGGGGCTCCCGGGACGCCATCGCGACGCTGCTCGGACAGCGCCCCTCCGACAAACCGCAGGCCGAGCTCTGGATGGGAGCGCATCCGGCGGCCTCCTCGTGCATCGAGCTCGACGGGGGCCGCGAGCGCCTGATCGACGCCATCTCCAGGCACGCAGACGCATTCCTCGGCGGACCCGCGCGCGATCGCTTCGGCGCTCGGCTCCCCTTTCTCCTCAAGGTGCTCGCGGCCGACCAGCCGCTGTCGCTCCAGGCACACCCGGACGAGGCGCAGGCGCGGCGCGGGTTCGACGCGGAGAACGCCGCCGGCGTCCCGATCGACGCCCCGGAGCGCACCTACCGCGACCCGCACCACAAACCCGAGCTCATCTGTGCGCTCACCCCGTTCGACGCCCTCTGCGGGTTCCGGCCGGCCACGGCCCTGCCGGAGGTCTTCGAGCTCCTCGCCGGAGGCCCAGGAGACGCGCTCGTCCCGCGCAGCGCCGATGCGATCGACGCGGCCGCGGTCGCGCGGCTCGTGCAGGGCCTGCTCGCGCTCGAGCCGGCCGCCCGGCGCGAGCTCGTGTCCTCGGTGGTCGAGGCGTGCCGGGCGCGCGCCCAGGCGGGCGGATGGCTCGCGCGGGCCGCTGCTGGGCGCTCCGCCTGCACGAGCTCTACCCGGGCGACGTCGGCGTCGTGA
- a CDS encoding MmcQ/YjbR family DNA-binding protein gives MTMRQDDARFTPILARLRDAALAYPEAVEEFPWGDRVAKVRGKIFVFLNTHEGKLHVTAKLPQSGEAALMLPFAEPTGYNLGKSGWVTARFGPKDRVPEAMMLEWIEESYRAVAPKRALQSLEGAAPRESGTKRAPGDRAAVSRREVRTTAVAAGKAAAEKGTPGKKAAATKGSPTKKVVSGKGTPEKKVTATKGSPAKKVTAKKGAPAQKTADRAALAKKAAEKESRRSP, from the coding sequence ATGACGATGCGCCAGGACGACGCGAGGTTCACGCCCATCCTCGCGAGGCTGCGCGACGCCGCGCTGGCCTATCCCGAGGCCGTGGAGGAGTTCCCCTGGGGCGACCGTGTCGCCAAGGTGCGCGGGAAGATCTTCGTCTTCCTCAACACCCACGAAGGGAAGCTGCATGTCACGGCCAAGCTCCCGCAGTCCGGCGAGGCCGCGCTCATGCTGCCTTTCGCGGAGCCGACGGGGTACAACCTCGGCAAGAGCGGCTGGGTGACGGCGCGCTTCGGGCCGAAGGATCGCGTGCCCGAGGCGATGATGCTCGAGTGGATCGAGGAGAGCTATCGCGCGGTGGCGCCGAAGCGGGCTTTGCAGTCGCTGGAGGGGGCGGCGCCGAGGGAGTCTGGGACGAAAAGGGCTCCTGGAGACCGTGCGGCGGTGAGCCGGCGAGAGGTGCGGACGACGGCTGTTGCAGCGGGGAAGGCCGCGGCGGAGAAGGGGACTCCGGGGAAGAAGGCGGCGGCGACGAAGGGGTCTCCGACCAAGAAGGTGGTATCGGGGAAGGGGACTCCGGAGAAGAAGGTGACGGCGACGAAGGGATCTCCCGCCAAGAAGGTAACGGCGAAGAAGGGGGCTCCCGCTCAGAAGACGGCGGACAGAGCGGCTCTCGCCAAGAAGGCGGCGGAGAAGGAGAGCCGGCGAAGCCCGTAA
- a CDS encoding GNAT family N-acetyltransferase codes for MLRFHLVTDVAELVAMRGAWEELMGRSGMNEPMLTPDWMLAWWRVFGAQGRSLRAALFFDGPRLVGLAPLLERRCRHRSGIQFRRLELIASGEDQADEVCSCNLGVIAERGAEADVAHALAGALAGAALGAWDELVMPAMRPDGALAVILSRELRQRGIDARIEVTDASPYIPLPSSWEKYLGALSASRRYLVRRSTRDLEAWAGGTLTFERAKTRAELERAREILLRLHAERWSADGSAGVFASQRFREFHDEVMPAMFERGALDLAWLSARGEPIAALYNLVWDNKIYFYQCGRRVDLPKGLRPGTVIHAFAIRAAIAEGRHEYDFLDSPCQYKLALSLAARPLIELRAARPSLNDSARRAAELAAHELRALKRRVLATWRSAAGSLARGPADGQETPRGEPAVAQGDPAIPPRAVRERAASERAVRQEQKS; via the coding sequence ATGCTGCGGTTTCACCTGGTGACCGATGTCGCCGAGCTCGTCGCGATGCGTGGGGCTTGGGAAGAACTGATGGGGCGGAGCGGGATGAACGAGCCGATGCTCACGCCGGACTGGATGCTCGCCTGGTGGCGCGTGTTCGGGGCGCAGGGCCGCTCGCTGCGCGCCGCGCTCTTCTTCGATGGGCCCCGCCTGGTCGGCCTCGCCCCGCTGCTGGAGCGCCGCTGTCGGCACCGCAGCGGCATCCAGTTCCGCCGGCTGGAGCTCATCGCCTCAGGGGAGGATCAGGCCGACGAGGTCTGCTCTTGCAACCTCGGTGTCATCGCCGAGCGGGGCGCCGAGGCCGACGTCGCGCACGCGCTCGCCGGCGCGCTTGCGGGCGCGGCGCTCGGGGCCTGGGACGAGCTGGTGATGCCGGCCATGCGCCCCGACGGCGCGCTCGCCGTGATCCTCTCGCGCGAGCTCCGGCAGCGCGGCATCGACGCGCGGATCGAGGTCACGGACGCCTCGCCCTACATCCCGCTGCCGTCCAGCTGGGAGAAGTACCTGGGCGCGCTCTCCGCGTCGCGCCGCTACCTCGTGCGCCGCTCGACGCGCGATCTCGAGGCGTGGGCGGGCGGCACGCTGACGTTCGAGCGGGCGAAGACGCGCGCGGAGCTCGAGCGCGCGCGCGAGATCCTGCTCCGCTTGCACGCCGAACGCTGGTCGGCCGACGGGAGCGCGGGCGTGTTCGCCTCGCAGCGCTTTCGCGAGTTCCACGACGAGGTGATGCCCGCGATGTTCGAGCGCGGCGCCCTCGATCTCGCGTGGCTCTCGGCGCGCGGCGAGCCCATCGCGGCGCTCTATAACCTTGTGTGGGACAACAAGATCTACTTCTACCAGTGCGGGCGCAGGGTCGACCTGCCGAAGGGGCTCCGGCCCGGGACCGTGATCCACGCCTTTGCCATCCGCGCCGCGATCGCGGAGGGGCGGCACGAATACGATTTTCTGGACAGCCCTTGCCAGTACAAACTGGCCCTCTCGCTAGCGGCGCGGCCGCTCATCGAGCTCCGGGCCGCGCGCCCCTCGCTGAACGACAGCGCCCGCCGCGCCGCGGAGCTCGCCGCGCACGAGCTCCGCGCGCTGAAGCGGCGCGTCCTCGCGACGTGGCGCTCCGCCGCCGGGTCGCTCGCGCGCGGGCCCGCGGACGGGCAGGAGACCCCGCGCGGCGAGCCCGCAGTCGCCCAGGGAGATCCCGCCATCCCCCCGCGGGCTGTGCGGGAGCGAGCCGCCTCGGAGCGAGCCGTTCGCCAAGAACAGAAGTCCTAG
- a CDS encoding metallophosphoesterase family protein, with amino-acid sequence MLYGIIADIHGNLEALSAVQAFLAERGVERLLCLGDIVGYNADSDVCVRLLARPPTLAIAGNHDLIAIDQIGTERCGTKAAFALRRTRVALSTDSKRALALLPRRRLIEGEIVLIHGGVADTCQYMVSPAHIEANALLLREHEPSGRICFFGHTHVQALYEVEAGVATPRPTGERISLDRGRKCFFINPGSVDAARRREKLAEFALFDSSRQELSFHRVPYEHERAERRAAEEGYRMTWLDKRIVAARAALAHLRPR; translated from the coding sequence ATGCTCTACGGGATCATCGCGGACATTCACGGTAACCTCGAGGCCCTCTCGGCCGTGCAGGCGTTCCTCGCGGAGCGGGGGGTGGAGCGCCTGCTCTGCCTCGGGGATATCGTCGGGTACAACGCGGACTCCGACGTGTGCGTGCGCCTGCTCGCGCGGCCGCCGACCCTCGCGATCGCGGGCAACCACGACCTCATCGCGATCGATCAGATCGGCACCGAGCGTTGCGGCACCAAGGCGGCGTTCGCGCTCCGGCGCACGCGCGTCGCGCTCTCCACGGACAGCAAGCGGGCCCTCGCCCTGCTGCCCAGGCGGCGCCTCATCGAGGGCGAGATCGTCCTCATCCACGGCGGCGTCGCCGACACCTGCCAGTACATGGTGAGCCCCGCGCACATCGAGGCGAACGCGCTGCTCCTCAGGGAGCATGAGCCGAGCGGGCGCATCTGCTTCTTCGGGCACACCCACGTCCAGGCGCTCTACGAGGTCGAGGCGGGGGTGGCGACGCCGCGGCCGACGGGCGAGCGGATCTCGCTCGACCGCGGGCGCAAATGCTTCTTCATCAACCCCGGCTCGGTCGACGCGGCCCGGAGGCGCGAGAAGCTCGCCGAGTTCGCCCTCTTCGACTCGTCGCGACAGGAGCTCTCGTTTCATCGGGTCCCGTATGAACACGAGCGCGCCGAGCGGCGCGCCGCCGAGGAGGGGTATCGAATGACATGGCTGGACAAGCGCATCGTCGCGGCGCGGGCGGCGCTTGCCCACCTGCGGCCACGATAG